The Mesorhizobium sp. M1D.F.Ca.ET.043.01.1.1 genome contains a region encoding:
- a CDS encoding TetR/AcrR family transcriptional regulator has translation MGEVAAPGRKSIGAKRNPESADAIIEAAEAVLAEAGYSGFSIEAVARRARAGKPTIYRWWPSKAALLIEVYQRQKRVAVPNTGRLEDDLAGFLVNLFAHWRDTSSGNVFRSLVAEAQSDEAAAVALADYARGRRAHTSSIVERAKARGEVSVDVDAEIVADLIASYAWRHLLTKRLDEDEATIRAAVRYVVRGIAA, from the coding sequence ATGGGCGAAGTCGCCGCCCCGGGGCGCAAATCGATCGGCGCGAAGCGAAACCCGGAAAGCGCCGACGCCATTATCGAGGCCGCAGAAGCGGTGCTGGCGGAGGCCGGCTATTCCGGCTTTTCGATCGAGGCCGTCGCACGGCGGGCGCGGGCCGGGAAGCCGACCATCTATCGCTGGTGGCCGAGCAAGGCGGCGTTGCTGATCGAGGTCTATCAGCGGCAAAAGCGCGTCGCGGTGCCCAATACCGGCAGGCTCGAGGATGATCTTGCCGGCTTCCTCGTGAATCTGTTCGCGCATTGGCGCGACACTTCGTCCGGCAATGTCTTCCGCTCGCTGGTCGCCGAAGCGCAATCCGACGAGGCCGCCGCGGTGGCGCTTGCCGACTATGCGCGAGGGCGGCGCGCCCACACCAGCAGCATCGTCGAGCGGGCCAAGGCGCGCGGCGAGGTGTCGGTGGATGTCGATGCCGAGATCGTGGCCGACCTGATCGCCTCCTACGCCTGGCGGCATCTTTTGACCAAACGCCTCGACGAAGACGAAGCGACGATCCGGGCCGCGGTGCGTTATGTGGTGCGCGGCATAGCCGCATAA
- the argJ gene encoding bifunctional glutamate N-acetyltransferase/amino-acid acetyltransferase ArgJ: MSATISPLAPKKYPKMPIIEGVRIATAEAGIKYRNRTDLLAMVFDPGTAVAGVFTKSKCPSAPVDYCRQNLPAGKARVLVVNSGNANAFTGKKGRASTALTGEAAAKAAGCSESDVFLASTGVIGEPLDTNKFSHLLASLVKDGKPDLWTDAAKAIMTTDTYPKVATQTVKLGDTDVTINGIAKGAGMIAPDMATMLSFIATDAPIAAPVLQDLLSRGTAKTFNAVTVDSDTSTSDTLLIFATGKAAARGAPVIGDPKDVRLGAFRRALGKVLKSLALQVVRDGEGARKQVEVTVTGAKSARSAKRIALSIANSPLVKTAVAGEDANWGRVVMAVGKAGEPADRDRLSIWFGDNRLAHEGERDPAYSEEATSAYMKRDDIRIRADIGIGRGKATVWTCDLTKEYVAINGDYRS; this comes from the coding sequence ATGTCCGCAACCATTTCGCCGCTCGCGCCGAAGAAATATCCCAAGATGCCGATCATCGAGGGCGTGCGCATCGCCACCGCCGAGGCCGGGATCAAGTACCGGAATCGTACCGACCTGCTCGCCATGGTCTTCGATCCGGGCACGGCCGTCGCCGGTGTGTTCACCAAGTCGAAATGCCCTTCGGCGCCGGTCGATTACTGCCGCCAGAACCTGCCTGCCGGCAAGGCGCGCGTGCTGGTGGTCAATTCCGGCAATGCCAATGCCTTCACCGGCAAGAAGGGTCGCGCTTCGACGGCTTTGACCGGCGAGGCTGCGGCGAAGGCCGCCGGATGCTCCGAAAGCGATGTGTTCCTGGCCTCGACCGGCGTCATTGGCGAGCCGCTCGACACCAACAAATTCAGCCATCTGCTTGCCAGCCTGGTGAAGGACGGCAAGCCGGACCTGTGGACCGATGCGGCGAAGGCCATCATGACCACGGATACCTATCCGAAAGTGGCAACCCAGACGGTGAAGCTCGGCGACACCGACGTGACCATCAACGGCATCGCCAAGGGCGCCGGCATGATCGCGCCCGATATGGCGACAATGCTCTCCTTCATCGCCACCGATGCGCCGATCGCGGCACCCGTTCTTCAGGATCTGTTATCGCGCGGCACGGCCAAGACCTTCAATGCGGTCACCGTCGACAGCGACACCTCGACCAGCGACACGCTGCTTATCTTCGCCACCGGCAAGGCCGCCGCGCGCGGCGCTCCGGTGATCGGCGATCCGAAGGATGTGCGGCTCGGCGCCTTCCGCCGTGCGCTGGGCAAGGTGCTGAAGTCGCTGGCGCTGCAGGTGGTGCGCGACGGCGAGGGCGCGCGCAAGCAGGTCGAGGTCACCGTCACGGGCGCCAAGTCCGCCCGCTCGGCCAAGCGCATCGCGCTTTCGATCGCCAATTCGCCGCTGGTCAAGACGGCGGTCGCCGGCGAGGACGCCAACTGGGGCCGCGTCGTCATGGCCGTCGGCAAGGCGGGCGAGCCGGCAGACCGTGACCGGCTGTCGATCTGGTTCGGCGACAACCGCCTGGCGCATGAGGGCGAGCGCGATCCGGCCTACTCGGAAGAAGCGACCTCGGCCTATATGAAGCGCGACGACATCCGCATCCGCGCCGACATCGGCATCGGCCGCGGCAAGGCGACGGTGTGGACTTGCGACCTCACCAAGGAATATGTCGCCATCAACGGCGATTACCGGAGCTGA
- a CDS encoding GNAT family N-acetyltransferase has protein sequence MAPVSRHPASVLAIVRRYEAAGFRAWPAAAVHYDGTWVVRLTAGHPAKRLNSVNPLDPGDTQHIAERIVRASRRFEAYGRPLTFRMSPLSGQVLSKHLDEAGWNRFDESLVMRLPLKEAQLDAAMDQIPLKDISRFIGAAIKTNGSDVALRPGLSEIIGAIQPEAGLFALEDGNEPLATLICVHDGDLAGLFEIATEKSARNKGHGRNLILSALKWARLRGAREAWLQVEAGNVAALSLYRSLGFEEVYRYHYRRPAGA, from the coding sequence ATGGCGCCGGTGTCGAGGCATCCGGCAAGCGTGCTCGCGATCGTGCGCCGTTACGAGGCGGCGGGTTTTCGCGCCTGGCCGGCGGCGGCCGTCCACTATGACGGGACGTGGGTGGTGCGGCTGACGGCCGGCCATCCGGCGAAGCGCCTGAACTCGGTCAATCCGCTCGATCCGGGCGACACCCAGCACATCGCCGAGCGCATCGTGCGCGCCAGCCGCCGCTTCGAGGCCTATGGCAGGCCGCTGACCTTTCGCATGTCGCCGCTTTCGGGGCAGGTGCTGTCGAAGCATCTCGACGAGGCGGGCTGGAACCGGTTCGACGAGTCGCTGGTGATGCGCCTGCCGCTCAAGGAGGCGCAGCTCGACGCGGCCATGGACCAGATCCCGCTGAAGGACATCAGCCGGTTCATCGGCGCTGCGATCAAGACGAACGGCTCGGACGTCGCATTGCGGCCCGGCCTGTCGGAGATCATCGGCGCAATCCAGCCGGAAGCCGGGCTGTTTGCGCTCGAAGACGGCAACGAGCCGCTGGCGACGCTGATCTGCGTCCATGACGGCGACCTCGCCGGACTGTTCGAGATCGCCACCGAAAAATCGGCACGCAACAAGGGCCATGGCCGCAACCTCATCCTGTCGGCGCTGAAATGGGCGCGGCTGCGCGGCGCGCGCGAAGCCTGGCTGCAGGTCGAGGCCGGCAATGTTGCGGCGCTGTCGCTCTACCGGTCGCTCGGTTTCGAGGAGGTCTACCGCTACCATTATCGCCGGCCGGCCGGCGCATGA
- a CDS encoding (deoxy)nucleoside triphosphate pyrophosphohydrolase, with protein sequence MSEIKPAGRRLLLVAACALVDADRRVLLAQRPEGKQLAGLWEFPGGKVEPGETPEECLVRELHEELGIETEIPCLAPLTFASHSYDDFHLLMPLYVCRKFRGIAQPKEGQGLKWVRPRQMRDYPMPPADAPLIQFLIDLL encoded by the coding sequence ATGAGCGAGATCAAGCCAGCCGGAAGACGCCTGCTCCTCGTCGCGGCCTGCGCGCTGGTCGACGCCGACCGGCGCGTGCTTCTGGCGCAGCGCCCCGAAGGCAAGCAGCTCGCCGGCCTGTGGGAGTTTCCGGGCGGCAAGGTCGAGCCCGGCGAGACGCCCGAGGAATGCCTGGTGCGCGAGCTGCATGAGGAACTCGGCATCGAGACCGAGATCCCTTGCCTCGCGCCGCTCACCTTCGCCAGCCACAGCTATGACGATTTCCACCTGCTGATGCCGCTCTATGTCTGCCGGAAGTTCCGCGGCATCGCGCAGCCGAAGGAAGGGCAGGGGCTGAAATGGGTCAGGCCGCGCCAGATGCGCGACTATCCGATGCCGCCGGCGGACGCACCGCTGATCCAGTTCCTCATCGATCTCTTGTGA
- a CDS encoding Flp family type IVb pilin, with protein sequence MKNLLQHFLKDETGATAIEYGLIVAVLSLAIVGGVGKAADAIQWLFSDNNSKLANAFAKH encoded by the coding sequence ATGAAAAACCTGCTTCAGCATTTCCTAAAAGATGAAACGGGCGCCACGGCCATCGAATATGGCCTGATCGTTGCCGTGCTGTCGCTCGCAATCGTCGGCGGCGTCGGCAAGGCCGCCGATGCGATCCAGTGGCTGTTCTCCGACAACAACAGCAAACTTGCCAACGCCTTTGCCAAGCACTGA
- a CDS encoding methyltransferase domain-containing protein, translating to MQPLIDTELWLAHKRRALKRPVDGADFLMRRAAEDLADRLGAVERKFGKAAALFCQTAAAAQVLAGSGKVIDTVRVEIDDAFLAGEAGIVAPAETVPFEAESLDLVISLLSLQAMNDIPGVLAQIRRALKPDGLFLGALAGAGTLAELRESLLAAETELYGGASPRVLPFTDVRDAGALLQRAGLALPVADVETVTVRYDSLFGLAADLRAMGETSPLFDRSRRPATRRLFARAAEIYAERFSDPDGRIRASFSIVWLSGWAPDASQQKPLKPGSAKVSLKTILEKPTGH from the coding sequence TTGCAGCCCTTGATCGACACGGAGCTCTGGCTTGCGCACAAGCGCCGGGCGCTCAAGCGCCCTGTCGACGGCGCCGATTTCCTGATGCGACGGGCGGCGGAGGACCTTGCCGACAGGCTGGGCGCGGTCGAGCGCAAATTCGGCAAGGCGGCGGCGCTGTTTTGCCAGACGGCGGCTGCGGCCCAGGTGCTCGCCGGCAGCGGCAAGGTGATCGACACCGTTCGCGTAGAGATCGATGACGCCTTCCTTGCCGGCGAAGCCGGCATCGTCGCCCCGGCGGAAACCGTGCCGTTCGAAGCCGAGAGCCTCGATCTCGTCATTTCGCTGCTGTCGCTGCAGGCGATGAACGACATCCCGGGCGTGCTGGCGCAGATCCGTCGCGCGCTGAAGCCCGACGGGTTGTTCCTCGGCGCTCTGGCCGGCGCCGGCACGCTTGCGGAGCTGCGCGAAAGCCTGCTTGCCGCCGAGACCGAGCTTTACGGTGGCGCGAGCCCCCGCGTGCTTCCGTTCACCGATGTGCGCGACGCCGGCGCGCTGCTGCAGCGTGCCGGCCTGGCGCTGCCGGTCGCCGACGTCGAAACGGTCACGGTGCGTTACGATTCGCTGTTCGGCCTTGCCGCCGATCTGCGCGCCATGGGCGAGACCAGCCCGCTTTTCGACCGCAGCCGGCGTCCGGCGACCCGGCGGCTGTTCGCCCGCGCCGCCGAAATCTATGCCGAACGGTTTTCCGATCCGGACGGCCGCATCCGGGCGAGCTTTTCGATCGTGTGGCTGTCCGGCTGGGCGCCCGACGCCTCGCAGCAGAAACCGCTCAAACCCGGCTCGGCCAAGGTCTCGCTGAAGACCATCTTGGAGAAGCCGACGGGGCACTAG
- a CDS encoding ComF family protein, with protein MADPVHKIKTVAIKDMARQALGWPARVLFPPVCAGCRRHVSRPGVVCGACWPKLRLLEKPWCPVMGTPFTHDMGEGFLSAEAIADPPPFERARAAVVYSGIARQMVQGLKYQDRTDLAPWMARWMMRAGAELIAEADIVVPVPLHWRRFLRRQFNQSAELARAVSKLSGVAFSPTAVRRVKLTRQQVGLERHEREDNVRAAFRVPPEAEIEIAGRRVLVVDDVFTTGATVRAVAKALKKGGAGAVDVLTFARVLPGDFRADESATI; from the coding sequence GTGGCCGATCCGGTGCACAAGATCAAGACCGTTGCGATCAAGGACATGGCGCGGCAGGCGCTGGGCTGGCCGGCGCGCGTGCTGTTTCCGCCGGTCTGCGCCGGCTGCCGCCGCCACGTCTCTCGACCCGGCGTCGTGTGCGGCGCCTGCTGGCCGAAGCTTCGGCTGCTGGAGAAGCCCTGGTGCCCGGTGATGGGCACGCCTTTCACCCATGACATGGGCGAGGGTTTTCTCTCTGCCGAAGCGATCGCCGATCCGCCGCCGTTCGAACGGGCGCGGGCGGCGGTGGTCTATTCAGGCATCGCGCGGCAGATGGTGCAGGGGCTGAAATACCAGGATCGCACCGATCTCGCGCCGTGGATGGCGCGCTGGATGATGCGCGCCGGCGCGGAACTGATCGCCGAAGCCGATATCGTGGTGCCGGTGCCGCTGCACTGGCGGCGGTTCTTGCGCAGACAGTTCAACCAGTCGGCCGAGCTGGCGCGGGCGGTGTCGAAGCTCAGCGGCGTGGCCTTTTCGCCGACGGCGGTGCGGCGCGTGAAGCTCACCCGCCAGCAGGTCGGGCTGGAACGGCACGAGCGCGAGGACAATGTGCGCGCCGCTTTCCGCGTCCCGCCCGAAGCCGAGATCGAGATCGCCGGGCGCCGGGTGCTCGTCGTAGACGATGTCTTCACCACCGGCGCCACCGTGCGCGCGGTGGCCAAGGCGCTGAAGAAGGGCGGCGCCGGAGCGGTCGACGTGCTGACCTTCGCCCGCGTCCTGCCGGGGGACTTTCGGGCCGATGAGTCCGCGACTATATAA
- the grxC gene encoding glutaredoxin 3: protein MVDVTIYTRMMCGYCTAAKRLLERKGVAYTEHDASFSPELRQEMISRAHGRTTFPQIFIGDTHVGGCDDLHELESQGRLDALLANGARV, encoded by the coding sequence ATGGTCGATGTGACGATCTACACCCGGATGATGTGCGGCTATTGCACGGCCGCCAAACGGCTGCTTGAGCGCAAGGGCGTGGCCTACACCGAACATGACGCGTCGTTCTCGCCGGAATTGCGCCAGGAAATGATTTCCCGGGCGCATGGGCGAACCACCTTTCCGCAGATATTCATCGGCGACACCCATGTCGGCGGCTGCGACGACCTCCACGAGCTGGAGTCTCAGGGCCGGCTGGACGCGCTGCTTGCCAACGGAGCGAGGGTTTGA
- a CDS encoding carbon-nitrogen hydrolase family protein, producing MGVFKAAAVQMRSGTSPERNAADLERLVREAADRGATYVQTPEMTGALVRDKQAGAAAFTSEDKDIVVSTAGKLAKELGIYLHVGSTAIRRADGKLANRAFLFAPDGASIASYDKIHMFDVDLDNGESWRESASYEPGTEAVVTDIHGARLGFAVCYDLRFPQLFRAEALAGAEVLSVPAAFTRQTGEAHWHVLLRARAIENGAYVVAAAQGGLHEDGRETYGHSLIVDPWGRIIAEAAHDEPGVIVAEIDPAQSAAARRKIPNLKNARDFTVNAGETPRLRGAAS from the coding sequence ATGGGCGTCTTCAAGGCGGCGGCGGTGCAGATGCGTTCGGGGACCAGCCCGGAACGCAACGCGGCCGACCTGGAAAGGCTGGTGCGCGAGGCGGCAGACCGGGGCGCCACCTATGTCCAGACGCCGGAAATGACCGGCGCGCTCGTCCGCGACAAGCAGGCAGGCGCCGCCGCATTCACCAGCGAGGACAAGGACATCGTCGTTTCGACAGCCGGCAAGCTGGCGAAGGAGCTTGGCATTTATCTCCATGTCGGCTCGACGGCCATCCGTCGCGCCGACGGCAAGCTAGCCAACCGCGCGTTCCTGTTCGCGCCCGACGGCGCCTCGATAGCCAGCTACGACAAGATCCATATGTTCGACGTCGATCTCGACAATGGCGAGAGCTGGCGCGAATCCGCCTCTTACGAGCCGGGGACGGAGGCCGTCGTCACCGACATCCATGGCGCGAGGCTGGGCTTTGCAGTCTGCTACGACCTGCGCTTCCCGCAGTTGTTCCGCGCCGAGGCGCTGGCAGGGGCGGAGGTGCTTTCGGTGCCCGCCGCCTTCACCCGCCAGACCGGGGAGGCGCACTGGCATGTGCTGCTTAGGGCGCGCGCGATCGAGAACGGCGCCTATGTAGTCGCTGCCGCGCAAGGCGGCCTGCATGAGGACGGCCGCGAGACCTATGGCCACTCGCTGATCGTCGACCCGTGGGGACGCATCATCGCCGAGGCCGCGCATGACGAGCCGGGCGTGATCGTCGCCGAGATCGATCCGGCGCAGTCTGCCGCCGCACGCCGCAAGATCCCCAATCTCAAAAACGCGCGCGATTTCACCGTCAATGCCGGCGAGACGCCGCGCCTAAGGGGTGCAGCCTCTTGA
- a CDS encoding DUF1178 family protein — protein sequence MIRFSLICEHEHEFEAWFRSNDDFDTQKKRGFVDCPACGSHKVDKALMAPAVSTSRTQEKVALAMGEAQKQALAQLKALADKVRENADYVGDKFAEEARKIHFGETDPRGIYGEATPEEAKSLADDGVEFMPIPSFPDERN from the coding sequence TTGATTCGCTTTTCGCTTATCTGTGAGCACGAGCACGAGTTCGAAGCCTGGTTTCGCAGCAATGACGACTTCGACACGCAGAAGAAGCGGGGTTTCGTCGACTGCCCGGCCTGCGGCTCGCACAAGGTCGACAAGGCGCTGATGGCGCCTGCCGTCTCGACCTCGCGCACCCAGGAAAAGGTGGCGCTGGCCATGGGTGAGGCGCAGAAGCAGGCGTTGGCGCAGCTAAAGGCGCTGGCCGACAAGGTGCGCGAGAACGCCGACTATGTCGGCGACAAGTTCGCCGAGGAAGCGCGCAAGATCCATTTCGGCGAGACCGACCCGCGCGGAATCTATGGCGAGGCGACGCCGGAAGAGGCAAAAAGCCTCGCCGATGACGGCGTCGAATTCATGCCGATCCCGAGTTTTCCGGACGAGCGGAACTGA
- a CDS encoding MarR family transcriptional regulator: MDRAARAIEQWRRERPDLDVSPMGVIGRLNEAASLISRERLAPLFARFGLQQGEFDVLATLRRSGAPYALTPTELYEATMVTSGAMTARLDRLEKAGLIQRAPHPSDRRGVVVELTAKGLALVDEALAAHVANEHQILAGLTGQDREMLAKLLEKLIGSLS, from the coding sequence ATGGACCGTGCAGCGAGAGCGATCGAGCAATGGCGGAGAGAGCGGCCCGACCTGGACGTTTCGCCGATGGGCGTGATCGGACGGTTGAACGAAGCTGCCTCGCTGATCTCGCGCGAGCGGCTGGCGCCACTGTTTGCGCGCTTCGGATTGCAGCAAGGCGAGTTCGACGTGCTGGCGACCTTGCGCCGGTCGGGCGCGCCGTACGCGCTCACGCCGACCGAGCTTTACGAGGCGACGATGGTCACCTCCGGCGCCATGACCGCCCGCCTCGACCGGCTGGAGAAGGCCGGCCTGATCCAGCGCGCGCCGCATCCCAGCGACCGGCGCGGGGTTGTCGTGGAGCTCACCGCGAAAGGCCTCGCGCTCGTCGACGAAGCGCTTGCCGCCCACGTCGCCAACGAACACCAGATCCTCGCCGGGCTGACAGGCCAGGACCGGGAAATGCTGGCGAAACTGCTGGAAAAGCTGATCGGAAGCTTGAGCTAG
- a CDS encoding DMT family transporter yields MKFLWDSAAGLLIVTGGLLGMTLPFGKLATAAGVPAMVWAFVISLGAGGVLLIAHLLLGQRIRLTAHKLRYFFVTAAVSYAFPNLLMFSAIPHLGAGYTGIMFTLSPVVTLVFSILLGVRQPNFTGVVGIAVGFVGAVMVALTRGEAGQPADYFWVAIGLLIPVSLAAGNIYRTVGWPKDTGPIELAVGSHLASATLLLLGILALFGWQAFAPLGAVPLVVAGQVASASAMFAFFFRLQAVGGPVYLSQIGYVAAAIGLFAGTIFLGEHYQLLTWLGAAIITAGMFITTKAQSQPSTKLQPA; encoded by the coding sequence ATGAAATTTCTCTGGGATTCAGCCGCTGGGCTTCTGATCGTCACCGGCGGACTGCTGGGCATGACGCTGCCCTTCGGCAAGCTTGCGACCGCTGCCGGCGTTCCGGCCATGGTCTGGGCCTTCGTTATCTCGCTCGGCGCCGGCGGCGTGCTGCTGATCGCGCATCTGCTGCTTGGCCAGCGCATTCGGCTGACGGCGCACAAGCTGCGCTATTTCTTTGTCACGGCGGCGGTGTCCTACGCCTTTCCCAATCTCTTGATGTTCTCGGCCATTCCGCATCTGGGTGCCGGCTACACCGGTATCATGTTCACGCTGTCGCCGGTCGTCACGCTCGTGTTCTCGATCCTGCTCGGCGTGCGGCAGCCCAACTTCACCGGTGTCGTCGGCATCGCCGTCGGTTTCGTCGGCGCGGTCATGGTCGCGCTCACCCGGGGCGAGGCCGGCCAGCCCGCCGATTATTTCTGGGTGGCGATCGGCCTGCTTATCCCGGTCAGCCTCGCCGCCGGCAACATCTACCGTACGGTCGGCTGGCCCAAGGATACAGGCCCGATCGAACTCGCCGTCGGCAGTCATCTGGCATCGGCCACCTTGCTTCTCCTCGGCATCCTGGCGTTGTTCGGCTGGCAGGCGTTCGCTCCGCTCGGCGCCGTGCCGCTGGTGGTCGCCGGACAGGTGGCGTCGGCTTCGGCGATGTTTGCTTTCTTCTTCCGGCTGCAGGCGGTCGGCGGCCCGGTCTATCTCAGCCAGATCGGCTATGTGGCGGCGGCCATCGGGCTCTTTGCCGGCACGATCTTCCTCGGCGAGCACTATCAGCTTTTGACCTGGCTAGGTGCCGCCATCATCACCGCCGGCATGTTCATCACCACCAAGGCGCAGAGCCAGCCAAGCACGAAGCTGCAGCCTGCATAA
- a CDS encoding flavin reductase family protein: MSGKDRYEGAEWTTLKTGASLLTDAVAAFDCSLDEMIDRGTHSIIIGSVAAVRTQDAGKALIYWRGGYRPLEA; encoded by the coding sequence ATGAGCGGCAAGGACCGTTACGAAGGCGCCGAATGGACAACTTTGAAAACGGGCGCATCATTGCTTACCGATGCGGTTGCCGCCTTCGACTGCAGCCTGGACGAGATGATCGATCGCGGCACCCACTCGATCATCATCGGCTCGGTCGCGGCGGTCAGGACACAAGATGCCGGCAAGGCGCTGATCTACTGGCGCGGGGGTTATCGGCCCCTGGAAGCCTGA
- the ubiG gene encoding bifunctional 2-polyprenyl-6-hydroxyphenol methylase/3-demethylubiquinol 3-O-methyltransferase UbiG, producing MPEPRRSTIDAGEVERFSALAAEWWNPNGKFRPLHKFNPVRLAYIRDQVAARFGRDPRAARPFEGLRFLDIGCGGGLLCEPMARLGAEVVGADASATNIEVAKLHAAEAGVSVDYRATTAEALADAGETFDVILNMEVVEHVADVDLFVAKCSEMVRPGGIMFVATINRTLKALGLAIIGAEYVLRWLPRGTHQFGKLVRPEELAKALGAAGLKIIDRTGVIYHPLADRWQKSKDMDVNYMVLAEKASV from the coding sequence ATGCCTGAGCCCCGCCGATCGACCATCGATGCCGGAGAAGTCGAACGCTTTTCCGCCCTTGCCGCCGAATGGTGGAATCCGAACGGCAAGTTCCGGCCGCTGCACAAGTTCAACCCTGTGCGCCTTGCCTATATCCGCGACCAGGTGGCGGCGCGCTTCGGTCGCGATCCGCGCGCGGCGAGGCCGTTCGAGGGCCTACGCTTCCTCGACATCGGCTGCGGCGGCGGGCTTTTGTGCGAGCCGATGGCGCGGCTCGGCGCCGAGGTGGTCGGCGCCGACGCCTCGGCCACCAACATCGAGGTCGCCAAGCTGCATGCGGCGGAGGCCGGCGTCAGCGTCGACTATCGCGCCACCACGGCCGAAGCACTGGCCGACGCCGGGGAGACCTTCGACGTCATCCTCAACATGGAGGTGGTCGAGCATGTCGCCGATGTCGATCTGTTCGTCGCCAAATGCAGTGAGATGGTCCGGCCTGGCGGCATCATGTTCGTGGCCACCATCAACCGCACGCTGAAGGCGCTTGGCCTTGCCATTATCGGCGCCGAATATGTGCTGCGCTGGCTGCCGCGCGGCACCCACCAGTTCGGCAAGCTGGTGCGGCCCGAAGAACTGGCGAAGGCGCTCGGCGCGGCGGGGCTCAAGATCATCGACCGCACCGGCGTCATCTATCATCCGCTGGCCGACCGGTGGCAGAAGTCCAAGGACATGGACGTCAACTATATGGTGCTGGCCGAGAAGGCTTCGGTCTGA
- a CDS encoding antibiotic biosynthesis monooxygenase: protein MTETLEIVSFRLKPEAAGDFVAQNGVVTGWLARQPGFLSRHLGRREDGSWIDVVRWQSLEQAQSAAQRIMAEIGDCEAMRAIEPASVAMSHAAVALSR, encoded by the coding sequence ATGACCGAGACGCTGGAGATCGTCAGCTTCCGCCTGAAGCCGGAGGCTGCAGGTGATTTTGTCGCCCAAAATGGCGTCGTCACCGGCTGGCTCGCGCGCCAGCCCGGCTTTCTCAGCCGCCATCTCGGCAGGCGCGAGGATGGAAGCTGGATCGATGTCGTGCGCTGGCAAAGCCTCGAACAGGCCCAGTCGGCGGCGCAGCGGATCATGGCCGAGATCGGCGATTGCGAGGCGATGCGGGCGATCGAGCCGGCCAGCGTGGCCATGAGCCATGCGGCGGTCGCGCTGTCGCGTTAA